A genomic region of Podarcis raffonei isolate rPodRaf1 chromosome 13, rPodRaf1.pri, whole genome shotgun sequence contains the following coding sequences:
- the LOC128400411 gene encoding vomeronasal type-2 receptor 26-like: protein MTVTVLLLILLCHAVCKSHFINCSIRDDLLSIPHEFFQPGDFVIGGIVSQVFYVYDLLSLLEQPTHIVTHKPIIRDDPLPIPHEFYQAGDLVIGGIVSQVFFLYNVLSLLEQPTQNVIGESICNLHYSSVPKNYQHILALAFAVKEINENPNILPNISLGIHILNSYYTARMTYKATLNLLSKQQIFSPNFKCQNQNNLVAVVGGCISEISANVAIISAIHKTPQMVPNEAQQHKGLVQLLQHFRWTWVGLFAVDDDKGSRFLQTIVPMLTQNGICYDFIVNIPKWSYMDEMLDWFLKHLDAYLIMFERKANVFYAYGEPSSFQVLIMMLFLAPFVDLPSLGKVWIITSHWDFASHSIQKIWDLQTFHGSISFTVHSNQPLGFQNFLQMLRPSWFQGDGFIQDFWEQAFSCSLEMSNGQHQERKYCSGGEKLENLPGTLFEMEMTGHSYNVYNAVYAVAHALQAVYKSSSKDMAACVKCPEDEYPNHDHTQCIPKVPSYLSYEENLGLVLVILTISFSLITTFVLGTFMKHNNTPIVKANNQTLTYILLISLLLCFLCSFLFIGQPQKVTCLLRQITFSIIFSVALSSVLAKTITVLLAFMATKPGSSMRKWIGKRLANSIVLFCSCIQACIGTLWLSTSPPFPDMDMHSLHGEIILECNEGSVAMFYGVLVYMGLLAIVSFIWAFLARKLPDSFNEAKFITFSLLVFCSVWLSFVPTYLSTQGKYMVAVEIFSILSSGAGLLGCIFSPKCYIIIFRPELNTREILISRKK from the exons CATACGTGATGACCCTCTTCCTATTCCTCATGAATTCTACCAGGCAGGGGACCTTGTGATTGGTGGGATTGTTTCTCAAGTCTTCTTCTTGTATAATGTACTTTCACTCCTGGAACAGCCTACACAGAATGTGATTGGTGAATCTAT CTGTAACTTACATTACAGTTCAGTGCCCAAGAACTatcagcacatcctggccttagCCTTTGCTGTAAAAGAGATAAATGAGAACCCCAACATCTTACCAAACATTTCTCTGGGAATCCACATTCTTAATAGCTACTACACTGCTAGGATGACCTATAAGGCCACTCTAAATCTGCTTTCTAAACAGCAAATATTTTCTCCCAACTTCAAGTGTCAGAATCAGAATAATCTGGTAGCTGTTGTTGGAGGATGCATCTCTGAAATCTCTGCCAACGTGGCCATCATTTCAGCAATCCACAAGACACCACAG ATGGTCCCCAATGAAGCCCAGCAGCACAAAGGACTTGTCCAGTTACTTCAGCATTTCAGATGGACCTGGGTTGGGCTTTTTGCCGTGGATGATGACAAAGGGAGTAGGTTTTTACAGACAATAGTGCCAATGCTTACCCAGAATGGCATCTGTTATGACTTCATAgtaaacattccaaaatggagtTATATGGATGAGATGCTAGACTGGTTTTTAAAACACTTGGATGCCTATCTCATTATGTTTGAAAGAAAGGCCAATGTATTCTATGCATATGGGGAACCTTCATCCTTTCAAGTTCTAATAATGATGTTGTTTCTAGCACCCTTTGTGGACTTGCCCTCTCTAGGAAAAGTGTGGATTATTACATCCCACTGGGATTTTGCATCACACTCTATTCAGAAGATTTGGGATTTACAAACCTTCCATGGTTCCATATCCTTCACGGTTCACTCAAATCAGCCATTGGGATTCCAAAATTTCCTTCAGATGCTAAGACCTTCATGGTTCCAAGGAGATGGTTTTATCCAGGACTTTTGGGAACAGGCCTTCAGTTGTTCATTAGAAATGTCTAATGGGCAGCATCAGGAAAGGAAATACTGCTCTGGAGGAGAGAAGCTGGAGAATCTTCCTGGGACCTTGTTTGAAATGgaaatgactggccacagctacaatgtctacaatgctgtctatgctgtggcTCATGCTTTGCAAGCCGTTTACAAATCCAGTTCCAAAG ATATGGCTGCCTGTGTGAAATGTCCAGAAGATGAGTATCCCAACCATGACCACACCCAATGCATTCCCAAGGTCCCAAGCTACCTCTCTTATGAAGAAAATTTAGGGCTCGTCTTAGTTATCTTGactatttctttctctctgatcACAACATTCGTACTTGGGACTTTTATGAAGCACAAtaacactcccatagtcaaagccaacaatcagACTCTGACCTacatcctcctcatctccctcctgctttgtttcctctgctcctttctcttcatTGGACAGCCTCAAAAggtgacctgccttctccgacaaatcACTTTTAGCATCATCTTTTCTGTGGCCCTTTCCAGTGTTTTGGCAAAAACCATTACTGTGCTTCTGGCATTCATGGCAACCAAACCAGGATCAAGTATGAGGAAATGGATAGGGAAAAGGCTGGCAAATTCTATTGTCCTTTTCTGCTCCTGTATTCAGGCTTGCATAGGTACTCTTTGGTTAAGTACatcccctccattcccagatatGGATATGCACTCACTGCATGGGGAAATCATACTTGAATGTAATGAGGGTTCAGTGGCCATGTTTTATGGTGTCTTAGTCTATATGGGTTTgctggccattgtcagcttcatctgggctttcctggccaggaagCTACCTGATagtttcaatgaggccaaatttatcactttcagcttgctggtgttttgtagtgtttggttgtcctttgttcccacctaTCTGAGCACCcaaggaaaatacatggtagctgtggagatcttTTCCATCTTGTCTTCTGGTGCTGgattactgggttgcatcttttccccaaaatgctacattattataTTCAGACCTGAGCTTAACACCAGGGAAATACTAATCAGCAGAAAAAAGTAA